The following proteins come from a genomic window of Cervus canadensis isolate Bull #8, Minnesota chromosome 3, ASM1932006v1, whole genome shotgun sequence:
- the LOC122438934 gene encoding ras-related protein R-Ras2-like translates to MGTPPSPARPRRAAARLRPGSGDVCGRRAAGERPGGGPGRRELLEGRSGRQRYMRTGEGFLLVFSVTDRGSFEEIYKFQRQILRVKDRDEFPMILIGNKADLDHQRQVTQEEGQQLARQLKVTYMEASAKIRMNVDQAFHELVRVIRKFQEQECPPSPEPTRKEKDKKGCHCVIF, encoded by the coding sequence ATGGGGACGCCGCCGAGCCCAGCCCGGCCACGCCGAGCCGCCGCCCGCCTTAGGCCCGGCTCCGGGGACGTGTGCGGCCGGCGGGCTGCGGGCGAGCGGCCGGGTGGGGGTCCTGGGCGCCGGGAGCTGCTAGAGGGCCGGTCAGGACGGCAGCGGTATATGAGAACTGGCGAGGGTTTCCTTTTGGTCTTTTCAGTCACAGATAGAGGCAGTTTTGAAGAAATCTATAAGTTTCAAAGACAGATTCTCAGAGTAAAGGATCGTGATGAGTTTCCAATGATTTTAATTGGTAATAAAGCAGATCTGGATCATCAGAGACAGGTAACACAGGAAGAAGGACAGCAATTAGCACGGCAACTTAAGGTAACATACATGGAGGCATCAGCAAAGATTAGGATGAATGTAGATCAAGCTTTCCATGAACTTGTCCGGGTTATAAGGAAATTTCAAGAGCAGGAATGTCCTCCTTCACCAGAACCAACacggaaagaaaaagacaagaaaggcTGCCATTGTGTCATTTTCTAA